One genomic region from Danio aesculapii chromosome 24, fDanAes4.1, whole genome shotgun sequence encodes:
- the vapa gene encoding vesicle-associated membrane protein-associated protein A, whose translation MSKLEQILILEPSSDLRFRGPFTDVVTTNLKLRNPSDRRVCFKVKTTAPRRYCVRPNSGIIDPGATVTISVMLQPFDYDPNEKSKHKFMVQTIFAPSSMSDLEAMWKDTKPDDLMDSKLRCVFDMPSDNDKMSELESSKPACVLNSSKAEAAAGLRGSSVSMDDTEKRKLLEESRRLQTEVGRLTEENRQLKDEGVRMRRCVPLSSSSMLSKDSSSSSSSSRCLPSLLVLIAAVFIGFFIGKFVL comes from the exons ATGTCCAAACTGGAGCAGATCCTGATCCTCGAGCCGTCGAGCGACCTCCGCTTCAGAG GACCTTTCACAGATGTGGTGACCACTAACCTGAAGCTGAGGAACCCGTCCGACAGAAGAGTATGCTTCAAAGTCAAGACCACCGCCCCGCGCCGGTACTGCGTGCGGCCCAACAGCGGCATCATCGACCCCGGGGCCACGGTCACCATCTCCG ttATGCTGCAGCCGTTCGATTACGACCCCAATGAGAAGAGCAAACACAAGTTCATGGTTCAGACCATCTTTGCCCCGTCCAGCATGTCAGACCTGGAGGCCATG tggaaAGATACTAAGCCGGACGACCTGATGGACTCTAAGCTGCGCTGTGTGTTTGACATGCCTTCAGACAATGATAAGATG agcGAGCTGGAATCCTCCAAACCTGCGTGTGTGCTGAACTCCTCGAAGGCGGAGGCTGCGGCGGGACTCAGAGGCAGCAGTGTGTCCATGGACGACACCGAGAAGAGGAAACTGCTGGAGGAGAGCCGCAGACTGCAGACGGAGGTGGGGAGACTGACGGAGGAGAACCGGCAGCTCAAG gatgAGGGTGTGCGCATGCGTCGGTGTGTTCCTCTCAGCTCCTCCTCCATGCTCAGTAaggactcctcctcctcctcgtctTCTTCTCGATGTCTGCCATCACTGCTGGTACTCATCGCCGCCGTCTTCATCGGATTCTTCATCGGGAAGTTTGTgttgtag
- the ppp4r1 gene encoding serine/threonine-protein phosphatase 4 regulatory subunit 1, whose product MADISLLQDSQEDTGRLLDFVSQDEMLTPLSRLDKYICSENVFNRQMVARSLLDTLRAVSEDELECVSVLERIDRLADDSEPTVRAELMEQIPHIAIFCQENRPSIPSAFSRYLLPIVVRYLADQNNLVRKTSQAALLVLLEQELMERADVETLVCPVLVDLTAPDSNDDVKTEAMAIICKMAPMVGKDITERLFLPRFCEMCCDCRMFHVRKVCAANFGDICSVVGGDATEELLLPRFFQLCSDNVWGVRKACAECFMSVSSASSPEVRRSKLSAVFISLISDPSRWVRQAAFQSLGQFISTFASSSSAAGQFFRDEADWNTSTLSTHTHTPSSSETPLQCISHNAPGCEEPDVAEEGGGEQPAEEEPEVRDPMEEQEALEQDGTQQEVRGPEEEQEPQDRTTGSPQQQEVRSPVEEQDRTLSSPVEQQEVRGPAEQEDGSPNGPQQQIPEQELFNSFHYWRTPIPQIDLELELQGPQKRPSAPPLARRQLEELIENLEPHIDDPDVKAQVDVLTAALRASALDSALEDSAFLEPRAAQCEPFSTQLLSADTQRRDDGDSDLSDCSVNAEEEERRSSRQQDVVPQALLDQYLSMTDPSRAQTVDMEIAKHCAYSLPGVALTLGRHNWHCLRDTYETLASDMQWKVRRTLAFSLHELAGILGDQLTAAHLLPVFNSFLKDLDEVRIGVLKHLYDFLKLLHQDTRRKYLYQLQEFLVTDNSRNWRFRSELAEQLVLLLELYSAQDVHDYLRPLAFCLCTDRVSSVRWTSYRLVSEIIRKLSSCSSLLVCFLSELVEKFCHSQKWSSRQAFAFVCQLSIEEECLTLDQFSEHLLPPLLRLASDPVPNVRVLLAKTLRQTLLEREYLLSWSPGQQEALEHTLLALQTDVDKDVKYFACVHPGSTRLNEDAMSTTSSTY is encoded by the exons ATGGCGG atatttctcTGCTGCAGGACTCGCAGGAGGACACGGGCAGAT TGCTGGATTTCGTGTCTCAGGATGAGATGTTGACTCCTCTGAGCCGACTGGACAAATACATCTGCAGCGAGAACGTCTTCAAcag GCAGATGGTGGCCCGCAGCCTTCTAGACACACTCCGTGCTGTTAGCGAAGATGAGctagagtgtgtgtctgtgctggaGAGAATCGACAGACTCGCAGACGACTCCG agccgACGGTGCGGGCGGAGCTGATGGAGCAGATCCCACACATCGCCATCTTCTGCCAGGAGAACCGGCCCTCCATCCCCTCCGCCTTCTCCAGATACCTGCTGCCCATCGTGGTGCGCTACCTGGCAGACCAGAACaacctg gtacGTAAGACGAGCCAGGCGGCGCTGCTGGTTCTGCTGGAGCAGGAGCTGATGGAGCGGGCAGACGTGGAGACTCTGGTGTGTCCTGTTCTGGTGGATCTCACCGCTCCAGACAGCAATGATGACGTCAAGACTGAAGCCATGGCG ATCATCTGTAAGATGGCACCGATGGTGGGCAAAGACATCACGGAGCGTTTGTTCCTGCCGCGCTTCTGTGAGATGTGCTGCGACTGCCGCATGTTCCATGTGCGCAAG gTCTGTGCTGCAAACTTCGGTGATATCTGCAGTGTTGTTGGAGGAGACGCCACTGAGGAGCTGCTG CTTCCTCGTTTCTTCCAGCTGTGTTCCGATAATGTGTGGGGCGTGAGGAAAGCCTGCGCCGAGTGTTTCATGAGCGTCTCCTCAGCCTCGTCTCCGGAGGTGCGGCGGAGCAAACTCTCAGCGGTGTTCATCAGTCTGATCAGCGACCCCTCGCGctgg GTGCGTCAGGCGGCGTTCCAGTCTCTGGGTCAGTTCATCTCCACTTTTGCCAGCTCCAGCAGTGCAGCGGGTCAGTTCTTCAGAGATGAGGCCGACTGGAACACCAGCACACTCag cacgcacacacacacaccctccagCTCAGAGACGCCGCTCCAGTGCATTTCCCACAATGCACCGGGGTGTGAGGAGCCAGACGTGGCGGAGGAGGGCGGCGGAGAGCAGCCGGCAGAGGAGGAACCGGAGGTCAGGGACCCAATGGAGGAGCAGGAAGCCCTGGAGCAGGACGGGACCCAGCAGGAGGTCAGGGGCCCAGAGGAGGAACAGGAGCCGCAGGACAGGACCACCGGCAGCCCCCAGCAGCAGGAGGTGAGGAGCCCTGTGGAGGAACAGGACAGGACTCTTAGCAGCCCCGTGGAGCAGCAAGAGGTCAGGGGCCCTGCAGAGCAGGAGGACGGGTCCCCCAATGGCCCCCAGCAACAGATCCCTGAACAGGAGCTCTTTAACTCCTTCCACTACTGGCGGACCCCTATCCCGCAAATAGACCTGGAGCTGGAGCTGCAGGGGCCCCAGAAGCGGCCCTCAGCCCCGCCGCTCGCCCGCAGGCAGCTAGAGGAGCTGATTGAGAACCTGGAGCCGCACATCGATGACCCCGACGTCAAGG ctcaagTGGACGTGCTGACGGCTGCTCTGAGAGCTTCAGCTCTGGATTCGGCTCTAGAAGATTCTGCCTTTCTGGAGCCTCGAGCGGCCCAGTGTGAACCCTTCAGCACACAGCTGCTGTCTGCAGacacacag aggcgTGACGATGGCGACTCAGACCTGAGCGACTGCAGTGTGAACGCTGAAGAGGAGGAGCGGCGCAGCAGCAGACAGCAG gatGTGGTCCCGCAGGCGCTGCTGGATCAGTATCTGTCGATGACGGACCCGTCGCGAGCGCAGACTGTGGACATGGAGATCGCCAAACACTGCGCCTACAGTCTGCCCGGCGTGGCGCTAACGCTAGGACGCCACAACTGGCACTGTCTGCGCGACACCTACGAGACGCTGGCCTCCGACATGCAG tggaaGGTGCGGCGGACACTGGCCTTCTCCCTCCATGAGCTGGCAGGTATTCTGGGAGATCAGCTGACCGCGGCGCACCTGCTGCCCGTCTTCAACAGCTTCCTGAAGGATCTGGACGAGGTGCGCATCGGCGTCCTCAAACACCTCTACGACTTcctcaag ttGCTGCATCAGGACACACGCAGGAAGTATCTGTATCAGCTGCAGGAGTTTCTAGTGACGGACAACAGTCGGAACTGGAGGTTTCGCTCTGAGCTGGCCGA gcagcTGGTGTTGTTGCTAGAGTTGTACAGCGCTCAGGACGTCCACGATTATCTCCGACCGCTAGCCTTCTGTCTGTGCACTGACCGAGTCTCATCCGTACGCTGGACATCCTACAGACTg gTGAGCGAGATCATCAGGAAGTTGTCGTCGTGTTCGTCTCTGCTGGTGTGTTTCCTGTCGGAGCTGGTGGAGAAGTTCTGTCACTCTCAGAAGTGGTCCAGTCGTCAGGCGTTTGCCTTCGTCTGTCAG ctCTCCATAGAGGAGGAGTGTCTGACTCTGGATCAGTTCTCGGAGCATCTTCTTCCTCCTCTCCTCCGGCTGGCGTCTGATCCGGTTCCTAATGTTCGAGTGCTGCTGGCCAAAACCCTGCGGCAGACCCTGCTGGagcgag AGTATCTGTTGAGCTGGTCTCCCGGTCAGCAGGAGGCGCTGGAGCACACACTGCTGGCGCTGCAGACGGACGTGGATAAGGATGTGAAATATTTCGCTTGTGTGCATCCAGGAAGTACCCGTCTGAACGAGGACGCCATGAGCACCACTTCCTCCACATACTGA